AGGATTTTGCCGGTCGCCGCAACGATGCCATCGAGTGTTTCCGCTGCGAGACTGAGTACCGGTTCATACAACCCAAATTTGGGTTCGCGAATTTCGAACTGCGTCGTGTGCACGCCAACGGCAACGCCGCCTGCGCCGGCAGCGCAATAGTAGCGGGTCAACGCACACTGGCGTTTTTCATCGAATTTGCGCTGTGCATTCAACGCCAACGGATGCGCGGGGATTACAACTCCGCGGCGCAGCAGCGCGAGAATTTCAGGTGGTGGTAATGGAAAAGTTGCCATATTCCGTGTCTAAAGATTGCCTTGGGTGAGCGTGGTGAACTGAGATGGAGTATTGGAGTTTAATCTGCAATCCATCAATCCACTACTCGTCAGAACTTTCCTGTGCGCGTTTCGAAGTGGGTGGGCTTGGCGAGTGTTGGGCCGGAGATTTTCATCCAATGCGCGACCCATTGAATCATTTGTTCCAATGCGACTGCCGGATAGCCCAGCAATTCAAAGCAGCGACCGGCATCACTTAACAAAGCCGTTTCAGATTCTTCACCCGCAAACACCGGTGATTTGCCGAACAATGCGCCAAAACGTTCGGCCAGGCGGCGAATGGAAACGGTTTCCGGGCCGGTGAGGTTGAGCACCAACGGCGGTGTTTGCGTCAAGCCAAAACAGCGCAGGGCCATGGCATTGGCATCGCCCTGCCAGATGACATTGGCATGCCCCATGCTCAGATCGATGGTCTGGCCATGAAAGACTTTTTGCGCAACATCGAGCAGCACGCCATAGCGCAAATCAATGGCATAATTCAAACGCAGAATGACGCCCGGTGTTTGTTGCGCGCGGCAAAAGTATTCGAAGATGCGCTCGCGCGCCAATGCCGATTGCGCATATTCGCCAATCGGCCCGGTAGCGTCCGACTCTTTGCTGCCGCCGAATTTGACCGGTGTGAGTGGATAAACATTGCCGGTCGAAAACAAAACGATCCGTGAATTTTTGAATTTTTGTGTAACGATTGCGGGAATGTAAGCGTTGACGGCCCAGGTTTCAGCTTCGCGCCCGGTGCTGCCGAATTTCATGCCGATCATGTACATGACATTTTCGACGTCGGGTAATTGTTGAATGTCATGCGGATTGAGCAAGTCGCAGGCAATCGTCTCAATGCCTGACTTGTGCAGCTCTTCTCGGGCCGCTGCATTCGAGAAGCGCGCCACGCCGATGACTCGCTTCTTCGCGCCGGCTTGTGTGATGGCTCTTTTTGCAAGCCGCGCGAGAGTCGGGCCCATTTTTCCGCTTACGCCGAGTATGAGAATGTCGCCGGGTGTTTGCACAAGAGTTTCGATTAAAGCCGGCGACGGCGTGGTCATCACGTCTTCGAGCTGGTCAACATTTTTAATGAAGTCGATAACAGGCATTCAAAACTCCGGAATGACAGATGGTGTATAGGTATATAAATCACGTTGACATTGCAGCAATGCAGCGAGGCTTATTCTCGCTCCAGCACACCGGTGCATGCCGTTGCCCGCCAGGATTGGTCAAGAAAAGGTGTCGTCACCGGGTGCAGTTTTTTTAGCAAGAGTTCCGTCTCCGCCAGCGTGCCCACGCCGCTAACGGTATCGAGCGCGCGCAGGTTTTGCCAGCCCAGGCAGTTGCCGAATTGCAGAGTTTCTTCCAGAGATTTCGCATGCAGCAACGCCGTCAAAAATCCCGCGACGGCGCAATCGCCCGAGCCTGCAGCGGATTGAATATTTTCGTCTGCAAATGCGGCGCTCCACAATTCACGATTGGCCCAATTTTGATGCGCAGGCGCAGATAGTATCGAAATGCGGCGGAGGCGT
The genomic region above belongs to Cytophagia bacterium CHB2 and contains:
- a CDS encoding NAD(P)-dependent oxidoreductase, which encodes MKNVDQLEDVMTTPSPALIETLVQTPGDILILGVSGKMGPTLARLAKRAITQAGAKKRVIGVARFSNAAAREELHKSGIETIACDLLNPHDIQQLPDVENVMYMIGMKFGSTGREAETWAVNAYIPAIVTQKFKNSRIVLFSTGNVYPLTPVKFGGSKESDATGPIGEYAQSALARERIFEYFCRAQQTPGVILRLNYAIDLRYGVLLDVAQKVFHGQTIDLSMGHANVIWQGDANAMALRCFGLTQTPPLVLNLTGPETVSIRRLAERFGALFGKSPVFAGEESETALLSDAGRCFELLGYPAVALEQMIQWVAHWMKISGPTLAKPTHFETRTGKF